One Pelosinus sp. IPA-1 genomic window carries:
- a CDS encoding sigma 54-interacting transcriptional regulator produces MSKLYRIKDSVQYVAEAIASVLGVEVTIADDKLLRVAGTGRCAAVDGTIAKDTLFDYVLQSGKGAIIDNPGKHSVCLECETREHCDELAQVCCPIKSDEETVGVIALVAFTEEQKQTLLGRQKSLFAFLDRMADLLASKISEQERLLELGDMKKQLETVINTVHEGIIAIDCKGLVVQLNTAAQKMIGLKADKAIGMSICNLFTDLSVEDLVRHAKENANREISCWLSGRRLHCIMTVNVWFDADGIKGIVATLQEMAKVKKIVSRYGLDIDCSSSQILGSSPGIKLVKNAIHMASKTNVPVFIRGESGTGKELFARLLHCSSERNKQPFIAINCAAIPDNLLESELFGYEDGAFTGARRGGKLGKFELADGGTLFLDEIGDMPLALQAKILRILQEKQVERVGATKPQAIDVRIISATHKNIEDMVEKGSFREDLYYRINVFPVIIPPLRERKEDLSELIDHILARYKIIYEKEIIGIDKDAYALLMNYDWPGNVRELENVMEYLIGIESGTTISRLSVMQRLQCKKKAALDIIPIAEVETQMIVAALGKFGTTLEGKKKAAEALGISKATLYRKLKELDKRTYEEN; encoded by the coding sequence ATGTCCAAATTGTATAGAATCAAGGATAGTGTACAATATGTTGCAGAAGCCATTGCCAGCGTTCTAGGGGTAGAGGTGACAATCGCCGATGATAAGCTACTTCGCGTTGCTGGTACAGGACGTTGTGCTGCAGTCGACGGTACGATAGCAAAAGATACGCTATTTGATTATGTGTTACAGTCAGGTAAGGGCGCGATTATTGATAATCCGGGCAAACATAGTGTATGTCTGGAATGTGAAACGCGGGAGCATTGCGATGAATTGGCACAAGTCTGCTGCCCGATAAAAAGTGATGAAGAAACTGTTGGTGTCATTGCCTTAGTTGCTTTTACCGAGGAACAAAAGCAGACTTTACTTGGAAGGCAAAAAAGTTTATTTGCATTTTTAGATAGAATGGCTGATCTTTTGGCTAGTAAAATATCCGAACAGGAACGGTTGTTAGAATTAGGGGATATGAAAAAACAATTGGAGACAGTTATCAATACGGTGCACGAAGGAATTATCGCAATTGATTGCAAGGGGTTAGTCGTTCAACTTAATACAGCGGCACAAAAAATGATTGGGCTAAAAGCAGACAAAGCCATTGGTATGAGTATATGCAACCTGTTTACGGACCTTTCCGTAGAAGACTTAGTAAGGCATGCCAAGGAAAATGCCAATCGTGAGATTTCCTGCTGGCTTTCAGGGCGTCGGCTTCACTGTATCATGACGGTGAACGTTTGGTTTGACGCAGATGGCATTAAGGGGATCGTTGCCACATTGCAGGAAATGGCGAAAGTGAAAAAAATAGTCTCCCGTTATGGTTTGGATATTGATTGCAGCAGTAGTCAGATTTTAGGGAGCAGTCCGGGAATTAAACTAGTAAAGAATGCTATACATATGGCATCGAAGACGAACGTACCCGTATTTATTCGTGGTGAGAGCGGAACAGGGAAGGAGTTATTTGCTAGACTGCTGCATTGCAGCAGTGAGCGGAATAAACAACCGTTTATTGCGATAAACTGCGCTGCAATCCCTGATAATTTACTAGAATCGGAATTATTTGGATATGAAGACGGGGCATTTACTGGCGCACGTCGCGGGGGCAAGCTTGGAAAGTTTGAATTGGCGGATGGCGGTACATTATTTTTAGATGAGATAGGTGACATGCCCCTCGCGTTACAGGCGAAAATTTTACGGATATTGCAAGAAAAACAGGTGGAGAGAGTAGGAGCCACTAAGCCCCAAGCAATTGACGTGCGTATTATTTCTGCAACCCATAAAAATATCGAGGATATGGTAGAAAAGGGGAGCTTCAGAGAAGATCTTTACTATCGTATAAATGTGTTCCCGGTAATAATACCGCCGCTTAGGGAGCGTAAGGAAGACCTTTCAGAATTAATTGATCATATTTTGGCTAGGTATAAAATTATTTATGAAAAAGAAATAATCGGTATTGATAAGGACGCCTATGCCTTGCTCATGAACTATGACTGGCCGGGCAATGTGCGCGAATTGGAAAATGTCATGGAGTATCTTATTGGTATAGAGTCAGGGACAACGATTTCAAGATTGAGTGTCATGCAAAGATTACAGTGCAAGAAAAAGGCTGCTTTAGACATTATACCGATTGCCGAAGTTGAAACGCAAATGATAGTAGCGGCATTAGGAAAATTCGGTACGACGTTGGAAGGCAAGAAAAAAGCGGCCGAAGCCTTAGGCATTAGTAAAGCGACATTATACCGTAAGTTAAAAGAATTGGACAAAAGGACGTATGAAGAAAACTGA
- a CDS encoding TIGR03905 family TSCPD domain-containing protein, translating to MKYVTQGVCTKEIYFDLIEGKVYNVKFVGGCPGNLNAISTLVEGMPADEVIAKFSGNVCRNNTSCTDQLAKALKEQI from the coding sequence ATGAAATATGTTACTCAAGGGGTATGCACCAAAGAAATCTATTTTGATCTTATCGAGGGTAAGGTGTACAATGTTAAATTTGTCGGTGGATGTCCTGGCAATTTAAATGCAATTAGTACTTTGGTAGAAGGGATGCCTGCTGATGAAGTAATCGCTAAGTTTTCAGGCAATGTATGCAGAAATAATACATCCTGCACGGACCAATTAGCAAAAGCATTAAAGGAGCAGATTTAA
- a CDS encoding L-serine ammonia-lyase, iron-sulfur-dependent, subunit alpha, translated as MNNLMESENIFLGLLKKELVIALGCTEPVAIAYVAALAKEQLKGKEITSVEAALSGNMIKNAMAVTIPGTTDCGVDFAIAMGLIAGDSTKKLEVLSGVNQEDIEKVKTLLALGIISVSVADTDKKLYVEIVVHAGEQYAKVILSDEHTRVVLIEVDGQIVYKDSTVEELAAADEDKGTVLNLDKLWQFVMQVDIGKLGLIKQSIELNKKVAQEGLDGSYGLQVGKTLRDGIKKGYFNNDFATYAMSLTAAGSDARMAGVLMPVMSNSGSGNQGLCATLPVVAVGEKLAVDEEKMIRALTLSHLITIYIKSKFGRLSALCGAAIAGTGASSGITYLLGGNLEQIKYAIQNMLGNVTGMLCDGAKAGCAMKVSTCINAAVQSAIMALEGRCIKETDGIIEQDVEYTIDNLCRLGNQGSLAADKIILDIMLNKKVF; from the coding sequence ATGAACAACTTAATGGAAAGTGAAAATATATTTTTGGGTCTTTTGAAAAAAGAATTGGTGATCGCTCTTGGTTGTACCGAACCAGTAGCAATTGCGTATGTGGCTGCTTTAGCCAAAGAACAGCTTAAGGGCAAAGAGATTACTTCTGTAGAGGCAGCTCTTAGCGGTAACATGATCAAGAACGCTATGGCGGTTACCATTCCAGGTACAACGGATTGCGGCGTTGATTTTGCTATAGCTATGGGGCTTATTGCCGGCGATTCGACGAAAAAACTTGAAGTGCTCTCGGGGGTAAATCAGGAAGATATAGAAAAAGTCAAAACGTTGTTGGCATTAGGTATTATATCAGTTTCGGTAGCCGATACGGACAAAAAGCTTTATGTAGAAATCGTAGTTCATGCTGGTGAACAATATGCCAAAGTCATTCTATCCGACGAACATACTAGGGTGGTATTGATCGAGGTAGATGGACAGATTGTCTATAAGGACTCTACTGTAGAGGAATTGGCTGCAGCAGATGAAGACAAAGGTACGGTGCTCAATCTTGATAAACTTTGGCAGTTTGTCATGCAGGTTGATATTGGGAAATTGGGACTAATCAAGCAAAGTATTGAACTTAATAAAAAGGTAGCCCAGGAAGGGTTAGATGGCTCTTACGGGTTGCAGGTTGGCAAAACTTTGCGTGATGGTATTAAGAAGGGCTATTTTAATAATGATTTTGCTACTTATGCAATGTCGCTGACAGCCGCTGGTTCAGATGCCAGAATGGCTGGGGTATTAATGCCAGTGATGAGTAACTCCGGCAGCGGTAACCAGGGGTTGTGTGCAACCTTGCCAGTAGTAGCTGTAGGCGAGAAATTAGCTGTTGATGAGGAAAAAATGATCCGGGCGCTAACATTGAGCCATTTGATTACCATTTATATTAAGTCCAAATTTGGACGCTTGTCAGCCCTTTGCGGCGCAGCCATTGCTGGAACCGGTGCTAGCAGCGGTATTACTTATTTATTAGGCGGAAATTTAGAGCAAATCAAGTATGCGATTCAAAATATGTTAGGTAATGTAACTGGTATGCTGTGTGACGGTGCCAAAGCCGGCTGTGCGATGAAGGTATCTACTTGTATTAACGCAGCGGTACAATCAGCCATTATGGCGCTGGAAGGCCGTTGTATTAAAGAGACAGACGGTATTATTGAACAGGATGTTGAATATACGATCGATAATCTTTGCCGTCTAGGTAATCAGGGATCGCTGGCAGCAGACAAGATTATTTTAGATATCATGCTCAATAAGAAGGTTTTCTGA
- a CDS encoding L-cystine transporter: protein MSELTAVIINLIGMLVLMFVLLQMQRKHCSFGKRVMTGLGLGILFGFILQSFYGGDSVVIKQSNTWFDVIGSGYVRLLKMIVMPLIVVSITSAITNLQDTKILGKAGVLLIGMLMMTTAVAAMVGAGYSLAFQLNAGSIQAGEAELGAKTNVEKKFTSFTAKPVQQQLIEIIPDNPFYAVTGQGSNATLSVVFFSAFIGIAVLGIKKKKPESAEFFCKAINAVHDVVMRMVTLVLRLTPYGVLALMTGFISTSNFGAMMKLVQFIIASYCSLLTMFAIHMLILSFTGYNPLTYVKKIVPVMIFAFTSRTSAGTMPLTIRTLIDKLGVPEAYANLSASFGTSIGQNGCAGIYPAMLAIMVAPTVGINPLDLGFLVKLVIIVAIGSFGIAGVGGGATFAALIVLSTMGLPVGLVGLLIAIEPLIDMGRTALNVSGAMVAGLVTSKMVSEVDMNIYNQKLVDEETERFSV from the coding sequence ATGAGTGAGCTAACAGCAGTTATTATTAATCTAATTGGTATGCTGGTATTGATGTTTGTTTTGCTTCAGATGCAGCGAAAACATTGCAGCTTTGGCAAACGGGTTATGACTGGCTTGGGCCTTGGAATTCTCTTTGGTTTTATTTTGCAAAGTTTTTACGGGGGCGATTCTGTTGTTATCAAACAATCCAACACTTGGTTTGATGTCATTGGATCCGGCTATGTGCGGTTATTGAAAATGATTGTCATGCCGCTGATTGTAGTTTCAATTACCAGCGCGATTACCAATCTTCAAGACACAAAGATCTTAGGCAAAGCAGGGGTATTATTGATTGGTATGTTAATGATGACAACAGCTGTGGCAGCGATGGTCGGTGCAGGATATTCTCTCGCATTCCAGCTAAATGCTGGAAGCATTCAGGCTGGCGAAGCTGAGCTTGGAGCGAAAACGAACGTGGAAAAGAAATTTACCTCCTTTACGGCAAAACCTGTTCAGCAGCAATTAATCGAGATTATCCCTGATAACCCTTTTTATGCTGTTACAGGACAAGGCAGTAATGCTACTTTATCAGTCGTATTTTTCTCTGCTTTCATCGGGATTGCCGTGCTGGGCATCAAGAAGAAAAAACCTGAATCAGCTGAATTTTTCTGTAAAGCAATTAATGCCGTACATGATGTCGTCATGCGTATGGTTACGCTAGTGTTGCGGCTGACTCCTTATGGCGTTTTGGCCTTGATGACTGGATTTATTTCCACTAGTAATTTCGGGGCTATGATGAAACTAGTCCAATTTATTATCGCTTCATACTGTTCATTACTTACAATGTTTGCCATTCACATGTTGATTTTATCCTTTACAGGCTATAATCCGCTTACGTATGTTAAGAAAATTGTACCTGTTATGATTTTTGCCTTTACTTCACGGACAAGCGCAGGAACAATGCCTCTTACAATCAGGACATTAATCGATAAGCTGGGCGTTCCCGAAGCATATGCCAATTTATCGGCTTCTTTTGGCACCAGTATAGGTCAGAACGGTTGTGCTGGCATTTATCCGGCGATGTTAGCCATTATGGTTGCTCCTACCGTGGGCATCAATCCTCTTGACTTGGGATTTTTGGTTAAGCTGGTCATTATTGTTGCCATAGGATCTTTTGGTATCGCTGGGGTTGGCGGTGGTGCTACTTTTGCCGCTTTGATCGTACTTTCCACTATGGGATTGCCTGTAGGGCTTGTTGGGCTATTGATTGCCATTGAGCCATTGATTGATATGGGCAGGACGGCGCTCAATGTCAGCGGTGCTATGGTTGCTGGTCTTGTTACCAGTAAAATGGTTAGTGAAGTCGATATGAATATCTATAATCAAAAACTTGTCGACGAAGAAACAGAAAGATTTTCTGTATAA
- a CDS encoding CoA-disulfide reductase: MKIIIIGAEAAGASAAAKAKRLSPEAEIIIYEKSDIVSFGACGLPYFVANCFGDTDFMISRTVSQFAKNGITVKIRHEVVAVDVANKGLIVDNLETGERKIEKYDRLMIATGAAPIIPPIENLKLKQVFTLKTMADGVALKQAVQSPDIKNVVIIGAGFIGMEVTEAMVQIGKNVRLIQLDERVMSDVFDMEITEVLEKEVAKAGVALNMSEIVKSLTGTDKVCGVVTDKGEYPADLVVVAVGVKPNTAFLQDTGMAMLKNGAIIIDKLGQTSIPDIYAAGDCATVPHFITNGNAYIPLATTANKIGKIVGENLVGKGSVFPGTLGSAAVRTLEFEAGRTGLTEKDVVKAGIPYGSVFVRDKNHSNYLPGQSDIFVKLIYGKETRKLLGGQVAGKYGSALRANMLATAIWNGMTVDELGMLDLFYAPPFSRPWDVLNIAANAAK, encoded by the coding sequence ATGAAAATCATTATTATTGGTGCTGAGGCAGCAGGGGCTAGCGCGGCGGCAAAGGCCAAGCGGCTGTCACCCGAAGCTGAAATAATCATTTATGAAAAATCGGATATTGTTTCTTTTGGCGCTTGTGGGTTGCCGTATTTTGTTGCTAATTGTTTTGGGGATACAGACTTTATGATATCACGGACGGTGTCTCAGTTTGCGAAGAATGGCATTACAGTTAAAATCAGACACGAGGTCGTAGCTGTTGATGTTGCAAACAAGGGCCTTATTGTTGATAACTTGGAAACTGGTGAAAGAAAGATAGAAAAATATGATCGTTTAATGATTGCGACTGGAGCAGCACCCATCATACCACCTATTGAAAATTTAAAGTTGAAGCAAGTGTTTACTTTAAAAACAATGGCTGACGGAGTTGCATTAAAACAGGCCGTACAATCGCCAGATATTAAAAATGTGGTGATCATCGGGGCGGGTTTCATTGGAATGGAAGTTACCGAAGCTATGGTCCAAATTGGTAAGAATGTCAGGCTGATTCAATTGGATGAACGAGTGATGTCTGACGTTTTTGATATGGAAATCACTGAAGTATTGGAAAAGGAGGTAGCCAAGGCTGGTGTTGCCTTAAATATGTCGGAAATAGTGAAATCTCTAACAGGCACTGATAAGGTCTGCGGTGTTGTCACGGATAAAGGGGAATATCCTGCTGATTTAGTTGTTGTCGCGGTTGGAGTAAAACCTAATACTGCTTTTTTACAAGATACCGGAATGGCAATGCTGAAGAACGGTGCTATTATTATTGATAAATTAGGACAAACCAGTATCCCTGATATTTATGCTGCCGGAGACTGTGCTACTGTGCCGCATTTTATTACAAATGGAAACGCGTATATACCTTTGGCGACTACTGCCAATAAAATAGGTAAGATTGTTGGGGAAAATTTGGTTGGTAAAGGTAGCGTATTTCCGGGAACTTTGGGAAGTGCTGCAGTCAGAACGCTGGAGTTCGAGGCAGGACGTACCGGGCTTACTGAAAAAGATGTAGTGAAAGCTGGAATACCCTATGGAAGTGTGTTTGTCCGTGACAAAAACCATAGTAATTATCTACCTGGACAATCTGATATTTTTGTTAAATTGATTTACGGCAAGGAAACCAGAAAACTGTTAGGCGGACAAGTAGCAGGCAAATACGGCTCAGCGCTACGCGCCAATATGTTGGCAACAGCAATTTGGAATGGCATGACTGTCGACGAACTGGGCATGCTGGATCTTTTTTATGCACCACCGTTTTCACGTCCTTGGGATGTATTAAATATTGCCGCCAATGCCGCCAAGTAA
- a CDS encoding RidA family protein: MKKVVYTDYAPKAIGPYSQGIKANGFLFVSGQLPVDPKTGEFPEGGIEAQTRQSLENSKAILAAEGVSLDKVVKTNVFLQNMKDFIAMNKVYAEYFVEAAPARACVEFAKLPKNALVEIELIAIC, translated from the coding sequence ATGAAAAAAGTTGTCTATACAGACTATGCGCCTAAGGCTATAGGTCCTTACTCACAAGGGATAAAGGCCAATGGATTTCTCTTCGTCTCAGGGCAGTTGCCGGTAGATCCTAAAACAGGTGAGTTTCCTGAAGGAGGTATTGAAGCCCAAACGCGCCAGTCGCTAGAAAACTCGAAGGCAATATTGGCGGCAGAGGGAGTATCATTGGACAAAGTAGTCAAAACGAATGTATTTTTGCAGAACATGAAAGATTTTATAGCCATGAATAAGGTTTATGCTGAATATTTCGTGGAAGCTGCACCGGCTAGAGCCTGTGTTGAATTTGCTAAGTTGCCAAAGAATGCGCTGGTAGAAATTGAACTCATTGCTATATGCTAG
- a CDS encoding LacI family DNA-binding transcriptional regulator, with product MSINIYDIAKKAGVSSATVSRVINNKPHVREETKSKILDIISSMNYTPNALARSLSTGNTLNIGFLIPDIENPFFAQLLRGLTNASERYGYNIFLYGTDDSVEKEHRFFRSVKAERLSGIIVIPIDENNTESCKRLLEFEKAGVPVVLIDRGLKNCRLNSVFSEDFNGSFAAVDCLLREGHRQIATIKGPENSRPGNERWLGYLAALEKWNIKPESCYIRQGNFHEEMAYELMHSLMEQSEPPTAIFSSNNMTSLGCLHYITEKGMKLGEDISMIGFDDMEILKYTNIHLSVVDRDVYSMGWNAIELLTRRLEELGNKDKNETPCRQEIFLPTKLILRGSEKWRGSKK from the coding sequence ATGAGTATTAACATATACGATATTGCTAAAAAGGCAGGTGTCTCATCGGCAACGGTATCAAGGGTTATCAATAATAAACCACATGTGCGTGAAGAGACAAAAAGTAAGATTTTGGATATTATTTCCTCGATGAATTACACGCCCAATGCTTTGGCCCGTAGTCTTAGTACGGGTAATACCCTGAATATTGGATTTTTGATTCCGGATATTGAGAATCCTTTTTTTGCACAGCTTTTGCGTGGATTAACAAATGCTTCTGAGCGATATGGTTATAACATTTTTTTATATGGAACAGATGATAGTGTAGAGAAAGAGCATCGTTTTTTTCGTTCTGTTAAGGCTGAACGCTTAAGTGGTATTATTGTTATTCCTATCGATGAAAATAATACGGAAAGTTGTAAGCGGTTACTGGAATTTGAGAAGGCAGGTGTTCCGGTTGTCCTTATCGACCGAGGCCTTAAAAATTGCCGTTTGAACAGTGTGTTTTCCGAAGATTTCAACGGTTCTTTTGCTGCTGTCGATTGTCTTTTACGTGAAGGGCACCGCCAGATTGCCACGATAAAGGGACCAGAGAACTCTCGACCCGGAAATGAGCGTTGGCTGGGGTATTTAGCGGCCTTAGAAAAATGGAATATCAAGCCGGAAAGTTGCTATATACGGCAAGGAAATTTTCATGAGGAAATGGCCTATGAACTTATGCATAGTCTTATGGAGCAATCAGAACCGCCGACTGCAATTTTTTCATCAAATAATATGACCTCGCTTGGATGTCTTCATTATATTACGGAAAAAGGGATGAAACTCGGTGAAGATATTTCAATGATTGGATTTGACGATATGGAGATTTTAAAATATACGAACATTCATTTAAGTGTTGTAGATCGTGACGTATATAGTATGGGATGGAATGCCATTGAGCTTTTAACAAGACGGTTAGAGGAGCTTGGCAATAAGGATAAAAATGAGACACCTTGCCGGCAAGAAATTTTTTTGCCGACAAAGCTTATCCTTAGGGGGTCAGAGAAATGGAGAGGATCAAAAAAATGA
- a CDS encoding SIS domain-containing protein, which produces MERIKKMTYRELYEVLLEEHRQVFAAQDEVQLESMMKLIIKAARIFVTGCGREGIAARSFAMRLMHLGKETHWLWDDTTPGMQKGDLFIVVNGSGKIGHINYLLDQAGKTGVSRLVITGAPLERTPQEAEYSLFVPACVYKGSDMRVVKSFQPMGNLFEQHLFLLFDIVIVLLTDKMNLTNGQMESRHRNIE; this is translated from the coding sequence ATGGAGAGGATCAAAAAAATGACCTATCGGGAACTTTACGAAGTACTGCTCGAGGAGCATCGGCAAGTATTTGCAGCACAGGATGAAGTGCAGTTAGAAAGCATGATGAAGCTGATTATTAAAGCTGCGCGCATTTTTGTAACCGGTTGCGGACGTGAAGGAATTGCAGCCCGCAGTTTTGCGATGAGGCTGATGCATCTGGGAAAGGAAACCCATTGGCTTTGGGATGATACGACGCCAGGTATGCAGAAAGGAGATTTATTTATTGTAGTTAACGGTTCTGGCAAGATAGGTCATATCAATTACCTTCTTGATCAGGCGGGAAAAACTGGTGTCAGTCGCCTAGTTATCACGGGGGCACCGTTAGAAAGAACGCCGCAGGAAGCTGAATACTCTTTATTTGTCCCTGCATGTGTCTATAAAGGAAGTGATATGAGGGTAGTGAAATCTTTTCAGCCCATGGGAAATCTTTTCGAGCAGCATTTGTTTCTTCTTTTTGATATTGTTATTGTGCTGTTAACGGATAAAATGAATTTGACAAATGGGCAGATGGAGTCGCGCCATCGTAATATTGAATAA
- the rbsK gene encoding ribokinase, with protein sequence MGKKVAVFGSFVVDLMARASHLPKPGETVKGSIFKMGAGGKGFNQGVAAHKSGANVAMITKVGHDTFADVALNVMDELNWSKEYILYNQDVSTGSAIIMVDEQTSQNKIIIVPGACSTITAQEVDNLRPLLKECAYVLLQLEVNQDANERVVEIANECGCKVILNTAPYQSVRDEFLSKVYMVTPNEVEAEMITGIHVEGLDAAKKAAEVFYDKGVQVVLITLGERGVFISDHGREEIISAFKVDAVDTTGAGDAFNGGLLTALSEGKDLWEASRFASALAALSVQRIGTTPAMPTREEVEVFLKNH encoded by the coding sequence ATGGGGAAAAAAGTTGCGGTTTTCGGAAGTTTTGTTGTCGACCTTATGGCACGAGCATCACATTTGCCGAAGCCAGGCGAAACAGTTAAGGGGTCTATATTTAAGATGGGAGCTGGCGGCAAGGGATTTAATCAAGGCGTTGCTGCTCATAAATCAGGAGCAAACGTAGCAATGATTACTAAGGTTGGGCATGATACATTTGCAGATGTTGCGCTCAATGTCATGGATGAGCTGAATTGGAGCAAGGAGTACATACTTTATAATCAGGATGTTAGTACAGGTTCTGCAATTATTATGGTGGATGAACAAACAAGCCAAAATAAAATCATTATTGTGCCTGGTGCGTGCAGTACGATTACGGCACAAGAGGTTGATAATTTGAGACCGCTACTGAAGGAGTGCGCTTATGTGCTTTTGCAGTTGGAGGTTAATCAAGATGCAAATGAGCGAGTAGTTGAGATTGCAAACGAATGTGGATGTAAGGTAATTTTGAATACGGCTCCTTATCAGTCAGTCAGGGATGAATTTTTATCAAAGGTCTACATGGTGACACCAAATGAAGTTGAGGCAGAAATGATAACGGGTATACATGTAGAGGGGTTGGATGCAGCGAAAAAGGCTGCTGAGGTATTTTATGATAAAGGCGTCCAAGTCGTTTTAATAACATTAGGTGAACGAGGGGTGTTCATTTCTGATCATGGGCGTGAGGAAATTATCAGTGCATTTAAGGTTGATGCAGTCGATACCACGGGTGCAGGTGACGCATTCAATGGTGGCCTCTTGACAGCTTTATCGGAGGGGAAAGACCTTTGGGAAGCTTCTCGCTTTGCAAGTGCACTGGCAGCGCTTTCTGTCCAGAGAATTGGAACGACTCCAGCGATGCCGACGCGAGAGGAGGTAGAGGTATTTCTTAAAAATCATTAA
- a CDS encoding RbsD/FucU domain-containing protein → MLKGIPKCISPDLLKALADMGHGDQIVIADDFYPAVSMAKNGITINADGIGAAEMVDAVLQLMPLDVDYVEHPVMIMDIMDHLKSKMERPKVWDDFIAAVKHNEPKGEKCIGFIDRFDFYEKGKTAFVTVSTGERQPYGCIILQKGVM, encoded by the coding sequence ATGTTAAAGGGAATTCCTAAATGCATTAGTCCAGATTTACTCAAGGCATTGGCCGATATGGGACACGGTGATCAAATTGTAATTGCCGATGACTTTTATCCAGCGGTATCTATGGCGAAAAATGGTATTACAATTAATGCTGACGGTATCGGGGCGGCTGAGATGGTTGATGCAGTACTTCAGCTTATGCCGCTTGATGTTGATTACGTAGAGCATCCGGTGATGATTATGGACATAATGGATCATTTGAAGAGTAAGATGGAAAGACCGAAGGTTTGGGATGACTTCATTGCTGCGGTTAAGCACAATGAGCCTAAGGGAGAAAAGTGTATAGGATTTATTGATCGATTTGATTTTTATGAAAAAGGAAAAACCGCCTTTGTTACTGTATCCACGGGGGAACGGCAGCCATATGGCTGTATTATATTACAAAAAGGTGTCATGTAA
- a CDS encoding autoinducer 2 ABC transporter substrate-binding protein, with translation MNKKKYLAVALGLLFCVGLAGCGENPKKADAPKASAQKVVTTTDVATQGQKKDWKIAVVVKDSSNGWFARMEQGVKQYAADTGINAYQKGPASTDAAQQVQVIQDVINQGINALCVVPVDPAACDPVLKEARDKGIIVITHEGSSCKNVDYDLEAFNNAGYGAFIMDKLQESMGGKGVYTTMVAHLTNASQNEWANGAVAQQQSKYSGLQLLDNPKRVESDNNSEKAYQVAKEVMKSHSEVKGFVGTSSMDTPGIARAINELGLKGKAFVVGTGMPNECRSLIKDGSLSYITLWDPAEAGYAMCVMARQILEGKKITDGTDLGLKSYNKLIQSKDNPTLFMGAGWIAINKENVDNYNF, from the coding sequence ATGAATAAGAAAAAGTATTTAGCAGTTGCGTTAGGGTTACTTTTTTGCGTCGGACTGGCTGGCTGTGGAGAAAATCCGAAGAAAGCGGATGCCCCGAAGGCATCAGCACAAAAGGTTGTTACAACAACGGACGTAGCGACACAGGGCCAAAAGAAGGACTGGAAAATTGCAGTTGTTGTAAAGGACTCCTCAAATGGATGGTTTGCCCGTATGGAGCAAGGTGTTAAACAGTATGCTGCTGATACTGGCATCAATGCTTACCAGAAAGGTCCTGCTTCGACGGATGCCGCACAACAGGTTCAGGTTATTCAGGATGTTATCAATCAGGGAATCAATGCGCTTTGTGTTGTACCAGTTGATCCAGCAGCTTGTGATCCTGTGTTAAAAGAAGCCCGCGACAAGGGGATCATTGTTATCACGCATGAGGGATCAAGTTGTAAAAATGTAGATTACGATTTAGAAGCTTTCAATAATGCTGGATATGGTGCTTTCATTATGGATAAGCTTCAGGAATCCATGGGTGGAAAAGGTGTTTATACAACGATGGTTGCTCATCTTACTAACGCTTCACAGAACGAATGGGCAAATGGTGCCGTTGCACAGCAACAATCTAAATATTCGGGACTGCAATTGCTTGATAATCCAAAACGTGTAGAATCGGATAATAATTCGGAAAAAGCGTATCAGGTTGCTAAAGAAGTAATGAAGTCACATTCAGAGGTTAAGGGGTTTGTAGGCACATCTTCTATGGATACGCCAGGGATTGCTCGTGCAATCAATGAACTCGGCCTCAAAGGAAAAGCTTTCGTTGTTGGTACAGGTATGCCGAATGAATGTCGCTCTCTGATTAAAGATGGATCGCTTTCCTATATTACGCTTTGGGATCCAGCAGAAGCTGGCTATGCAATGTGCGTTATGGCTCGCCAAATCCTAGAGGGCAAAAAGATCACTGATGGTACAGATCTTGGCTTAAAATCTTACAATAAGCTTATACAGAGCAAGGATAACCCAACACTTTTCATGGGTGCAGGCTGGATTGCTATTAATAAGGAAAACGTAGACAACTATAATTTCTAA